A single Cellulomonas sp. SLBN-39 DNA region contains:
- a CDS encoding EAL domain-containing protein: MTSEHGSALEQLGAAVDAAIPAELRDAWATHVSNEPVLVARQGIYSAHGRPFAYQVSYRAPGHHPELVSRWGALDHERATAHVLRATFGRTDLESVAHGRLLFVRCPRAYLVGDLPVPPRPDRLVIEVSTTTEIDGTVIAGLRRLREQGFRIAVPSFADHPEQRRLLPHADFVKVDVRDLDVEGHPVVRVARSFGALLIAEYVEQGSSLAHARDLGFTLFQGNLIERAGVLDRANARLVGH; this comes from the coding sequence ATGACATCGGAGCACGGGTCGGCGCTCGAGCAGCTGGGCGCGGCGGTCGACGCAGCGATCCCCGCGGAGCTGCGCGACGCCTGGGCCACGCACGTCTCGAACGAGCCCGTGCTCGTCGCTCGCCAGGGCATCTACTCCGCGCACGGGCGCCCCTTCGCGTACCAGGTGTCGTACCGCGCACCCGGGCACCACCCCGAGCTCGTCAGCCGGTGGGGCGCGCTCGACCACGAGCGAGCCACCGCGCACGTGCTGCGCGCGACCTTCGGCAGGACCGACCTGGAGTCCGTCGCCCACGGGCGGCTGCTGTTCGTCCGGTGCCCCCGCGCCTACCTCGTCGGGGACCTGCCCGTGCCGCCCCGGCCCGACCGCCTCGTCATCGAGGTCAGCACGACCACCGAGATCGACGGCACGGTCATCGCCGGGCTGCGGCGCCTGCGCGAGCAGGGCTTCCGGATCGCGGTCCCGTCGTTCGCCGACCACCCCGAGCAGCGCCGCCTGCTCCCCCACGCCGACTTCGTCAAGGTCGACGTCCGCGACCTCGACGTCGAGGGGCACCCCGTGGTCCGGGTCGCGCGGTCGTTCGGCGCGCTGCTCATCGCCGAGTACGTGGAGCAGGGCAGCTCCCTCGCGCACGCCCGCGACCTCGGCTTCACGCTCTTCCAGGGGAACCTCATCGAGCGCGCCGGTGTGCTCGACCGCGCGAACGCCCGCCTCGTCGGGCACTGA
- a CDS encoding alpha-E domain-containing protein, translating into MLSRIAESLFWIGRYVERADDTARLLDVHVQILLEDPWAEEDLACRSLLSVMDRPAPASEVVVGREQVLDVLAYDRYSPSSIAGALVSARENARRAREIVSTELWECLNTTWNQLPSHMRPARAHDYFGWVRERASVVAGIMDSQTSRDETWHFMVLGRSIERADMTARLLTTRALAGSAGPSWATLLRSCGAHEAFLRTYRGTASDERAAGFLLLDRLFPRSIVHALHQAEACLTGLEPVTDRAGVDDARRHIGHVRTSLEYRPLMEILDDLPREMERVQRACSAASDAVRGRYFPSGSATTWVGEAL; encoded by the coding sequence GTGCTGAGCCGCATCGCGGAGTCGCTGTTCTGGATCGGGCGCTACGTCGAGCGGGCGGACGACACCGCACGCCTGCTCGACGTCCACGTGCAGATCCTGCTCGAGGATCCCTGGGCCGAGGAGGACCTCGCCTGCCGCTCCCTGCTGTCCGTCATGGACCGCCCCGCGCCCGCGTCCGAGGTCGTCGTCGGGCGCGAGCAGGTGCTCGACGTGCTCGCGTACGACCGGTACTCCCCGTCGTCGATCGCCGGCGCGCTCGTCTCCGCGCGGGAGAACGCGCGCCGCGCCCGCGAGATCGTCTCGACCGAGCTGTGGGAGTGCCTCAACACCACCTGGAACCAGCTCCCGTCGCACATGCGCCCGGCCCGCGCGCACGACTACTTCGGGTGGGTCCGCGAGCGCGCGTCCGTCGTCGCCGGGATCATGGACTCGCAGACCTCGCGCGACGAGACCTGGCACTTCATGGTCCTGGGTCGCTCCATCGAGCGTGCCGACATGACCGCGCGCCTGCTCACCACCCGGGCGCTCGCGGGCTCCGCCGGTCCCTCGTGGGCGACGCTGCTGCGCTCGTGCGGTGCCCACGAGGCGTTCCTGCGCACGTACCGGGGCACGGCCTCCGACGAGCGCGCCGCCGGGTTCCTGCTGCTCGACCGGCTGTTCCCGCGGTCCATCGTCCACGCGCTGCACCAGGCCGAGGCCTGCCTGACCGGCCTGGAGCCCGTCACCGACCGGGCGGGCGTCGACGACGCACGCCGTCACATCGGCCACGTGCGCACCAGCCTGGAGTACCGCCCCCTCATGGAGATCCTCGACGACCTGCCGCGCGAGATGGAGCGCGTGCAGCGCGCCTGCTCGGCCGCCTCCGACGCCGTCCGGGGCCGGTACTTCCCGTCCGGCTCGGCCACGACCTGGGTGGGGGAGGCGCTGTGA
- a CDS encoding ComEA family DNA-binding protein, with product MTADPASAREDVARRLAALARAPRPAVTPALPTPVPGTPVPATSVPATPLPGTSVPGTSGAGEPATRSVPWVPTSVDALAHAARTVRDPAPQGRPTAPPPRGRAPGRARWAVDARTAGAAIGVVALVVGAVVLRAAAAPAGEAVALPTPAVSAGVPATVAGTAPTPGATTAPTTAPATPADLLVHVVGAVAHPGVVHLTVGARVADALDAAGGVVDGADPAALNLARTVVDGEQVRVPLVGEVLAPPVDAPPVPVTGGEVAGTPVDLNTADLATLEGLPGVGPVLAGRIVEGRPYASVDALDDVPGIGPTLMADLRDRVRV from the coding sequence ATGACCGCCGACCCCGCCTCCGCACGGGAGGACGTCGCCCGCCGCCTCGCCGCCCTCGCCCGGGCGCCCCGCCCGGCGGTGACGCCCGCCCTGCCGACCCCCGTGCCTGGGACCCCCGTGCCTGCGACCTCCGTGCCCGCGACCCCCCTGCCTGGGACCTCCGTGCCTGGGACCTCCGGGGCCGGTGAGCCCGCGACACGCTCCGTGCCGTGGGTCCCCACGTCGGTGGACGCGCTGGCCCACGCCGCCCGGACGGTGCGCGACCCGGCCCCGCAGGGCCGACCCACCGCACCCCCGCCCCGGGGCCGGGCGCCGGGCCGCGCACGGTGGGCCGTCGACGCCCGGACGGCGGGCGCCGCGATCGGCGTGGTCGCCCTCGTCGTCGGTGCGGTCGTGCTGCGAGCCGCAGCTGCCCCCGCCGGGGAGGCCGTGGCGTTGCCCACGCCCGCGGTCAGCGCGGGGGTGCCGGCAACGGTCGCCGGGACCGCGCCGACCCCGGGGGCGACGACCGCCCCGACCACCGCCCCGGCGACGCCGGCGGACCTCCTCGTGCACGTGGTGGGTGCCGTCGCCCACCCCGGGGTTGTGCACCTGACGGTCGGCGCACGGGTGGCCGATGCGCTCGACGCCGCGGGTGGCGTCGTCGACGGGGCCGACCCGGCGGCGCTGAACCTCGCGCGCACCGTGGTCGACGGCGAGCAGGTCCGTGTCCCCCTCGTCGGCGAGGTGCTCGCCCCGCCGGTCGACGCGCCCCCGGTCCCCGTCACGGGCGGGGAGGTCGCCGGCACGCCGGTGGACCTCAACACCGCGGACCTGGCCACTCTCGAAGGGCTGCCGGGTGTCGGACCGGTCCTGGCCGGACGGATCGTCGAGGGCCGCCCCTACGCGAGCGTCGACGCGCTGGACGACGTGCCCGGCATCGGACCGACGCTCATGGCCGACCTGCGTGACCGGGTCCGCGTGTGA
- the holA gene encoding DNA polymerase III subunit delta produces MAARTPARRPARGGSGRAGTSGVPWTQAAPAPVVLVQGSEDLLAERAVERVVSLAREQDPQIEVTRLDAGTYATGELRVVTSPSLFADDKVVVVEGVERGTDDLMRDLEAYVGAPAEGVVLVARHGGGQRGKRLLDAIRAAGGPVVACDPVRTDADKAAFVADELGRAGRRAHARAVRALVDAVGSDLRELAAACAQLVADTTGLIGEETVERYHGGRVEATGFQVADAAVAGDPGRAVALLRHAMATGVDPVPVVAALAARLRTLARVGAVRGRGAGAARDLGMAPWQVDRAVADLRRWTPEGLATAISAVAQADAEVKGESRDPRFAVERAVLRVAGAVER; encoded by the coding sequence GTGGCAGCCCGTACCCCCGCCCGACGTCCGGCACGCGGCGGGTCCGGACGCGCCGGGACCTCCGGGGTCCCGTGGACCCAGGCGGCCCCGGCCCCCGTCGTCCTGGTGCAGGGCTCCGAGGACCTGCTGGCCGAGCGCGCGGTCGAGCGCGTCGTCTCCCTCGCCCGGGAGCAGGACCCGCAGATCGAGGTCACCCGGCTCGACGCGGGCACCTACGCGACGGGCGAGCTGAGGGTCGTGACCAGCCCGTCGCTCTTCGCCGACGACAAGGTCGTCGTCGTCGAGGGCGTCGAGCGGGGCACGGACGACCTCATGCGGGACCTGGAGGCGTACGTGGGCGCCCCGGCGGAGGGCGTCGTCCTCGTGGCCCGGCACGGCGGCGGGCAGCGGGGCAAGCGCCTGCTCGACGCGATCCGCGCGGCGGGCGGCCCCGTGGTGGCCTGCGACCCGGTCCGCACGGACGCGGACAAGGCCGCGTTCGTCGCGGACGAGCTGGGGCGTGCGGGACGGCGCGCCCACGCGCGGGCGGTGCGGGCGCTGGTGGACGCGGTGGGCAGCGACCTGCGCGAGCTCGCGGCGGCGTGCGCGCAGCTGGTGGCGGACACGACGGGCCTCATCGGTGAGGAGACCGTCGAGCGGTACCACGGGGGCCGGGTCGAGGCGACCGGCTTCCAGGTGGCCGACGCGGCGGTCGCCGGTGACCCGGGCCGGGCCGTGGCGCTGCTGCGGCACGCGATGGCGACCGGCGTGGACCCCGTCCCGGTGGTGGCGGCCCTGGCTGCGCGCCTGCGCACGCTGGCTCGTGTGGGTGCCGTCCGCGGCCGCGGTGCCGGTGCGGCCCGTGACCTCGGCATGGCGCCCTGGCAGGTCGACCGGGCGGTCGCCGATCTGCGCCGCTGGACGCCGGAGGGGCTGGCGACCGCGATCTCGGCGGTCGCGCAGGCCGACGCCGAGGTCAAGGGGGAGAGTCGCGACCCGCGCTTCGCGGTCGAGCGGGCCGTGCTCCGGGTCGCGGGGGCCGTCGAGCGCTGA
- a CDS encoding type II toxin-antitoxin system PemK/MazF family toxin — protein MRPAYAPRADGEPDPGEVVWAWVAFEDDPARGKDRPVLVLSREGRTLVALMLTSKDHDRDAADEARWGRAWMDVGTGGWDARGRPSEVRLDRVLRLDRTAVRREGAALDRAVFDEVVEAAGRLHGW, from the coding sequence GTGCGCCCCGCGTACGCCCCGCGCGCGGACGGCGAGCCCGACCCGGGCGAGGTCGTGTGGGCCTGGGTCGCGTTCGAGGACGACCCGGCCCGGGGCAAGGACCGACCGGTGCTGGTGCTGTCCCGCGAGGGCCGCACGCTCGTCGCCCTGATGCTCACGAGCAAGGACCACGACCGTGACGCCGCGGACGAGGCCCGCTGGGGGCGCGCCTGGATGGACGTCGGCACGGGCGGGTGGGACGCGCGCGGACGACCGAGCGAGGTGCGCCTCGACCGGGTGCTGCGGCTCGACCGGACCGCGGTGCGGCGGGAGGGCGCGGCGCTCGACCGTGCCGTCTTCGACGAGGTCGTCGAGGCGGCCGGCCGGCTGCACGGCTGGTAG
- a CDS encoding DegV family protein: MSRPAGPAPHVAVVTDSTAALPPGLAAAAGVRVVPLRVVVDGEEHREDDLSGDALAEALARGARVSTSQPPPSAFAAAYEDLAAAGATHVVSVHLAGGLSGTADSARTAATVSPVPVHVVDSGTVGLGLGYAVLAAARVAWPAPATEVAPGAWARWRAALARPGIPLPAPDPAPVVAAARAAADGARVWFLVDSLEHLRRGGRLGAPAAALGTVLGLRPLLTVRDGRLVVAEKVRTRRAARERLEQVALDDAATRGAVRVGIHHVGPADAAREVAARLSAALGAQAVEVHVTDAGAVLAAHVGPGTLAVVLTDAVPTAAAVPPDVTEPR; this comes from the coding sequence CTGAGCCGGCCCGCCGGCCCGGCCCCGCACGTCGCGGTCGTCACGGACTCCACCGCCGCGCTGCCGCCCGGGCTCGCGGCGGCGGCCGGGGTCCGCGTCGTGCCGCTGCGCGTCGTCGTCGACGGCGAGGAGCACCGCGAGGACGACCTCAGCGGCGACGCGCTGGCCGAGGCCCTCGCGCGCGGCGCCCGGGTGAGCACGTCGCAGCCGCCGCCCTCGGCGTTCGCCGCGGCCTACGAGGACCTGGCCGCCGCGGGGGCGACGCACGTGGTGTCCGTGCACCTGGCGGGCGGGCTCTCCGGCACCGCGGACTCGGCGCGCACCGCGGCGACCGTGAGCCCGGTGCCGGTGCACGTCGTGGACTCCGGGACCGTCGGGCTCGGGCTCGGGTACGCGGTGCTCGCCGCCGCCCGGGTCGCCTGGCCGGCACCCGCCACCGAGGTCGCCCCCGGTGCCTGGGCGCGGTGGCGGGCCGCGCTCGCCCGGCCGGGCATCCCGCTGCCTGCACCCGACCCCGCACCTGTCGTCGCGGCGGCCCGTGCGGCGGCCGACGGCGCCCGCGTCTGGTTCCTCGTCGACTCCCTCGAGCACCTGCGCCGCGGCGGCCGTCTCGGTGCGCCCGCCGCCGCCCTCGGCACCGTGCTCGGCCTGCGCCCCCTGCTGACCGTCCGCGACGGGCGCCTCGTCGTCGCGGAGAAGGTCCGCACGCGCCGTGCCGCCCGTGAGCGGCTCGAGCAGGTCGCGCTCGACGACGCCGCCACGCGAGGTGCCGTGCGGGTCGGGATCCACCACGTCGGCCCGGCCGACGCCGCGCGCGAGGTCGCCGCACGGCTGAGCGCCGCGCTCGGCGCGCAGGCCGTCGAGGTGCACGTCACGGACGCGGGCGCCGTCCTCGCCGCCCACGTGGGACCCGGGACGCTCGCCGTGGTGCTCACCGACGCCGTGCCGACCGCCGCAGCCGTGCCGCCGGACGTGACCGAACCCCGCTGA
- a CDS encoding EAL domain-containing protein: MTTRTRAHRPRHVARQPIWTPDGRLLGHEYLYRTAQGLPAGVDRWEPARQDLATRDVLAALYDDGPPAGTALVFVNVTRTFLVGGLPLPAPDTRLVLEVVETVDADAAVLDGLAALRAAGYRIALDDWTGTPAQLAMLPLADYVKVDCRDLHRLGPRGLHRARSGGARLVAERVSGPDLVDVCRLLRFDLLQGNALGMPALCA, from the coding sequence GTGACCACTCGCACCAGGGCCCACCGCCCTCGGCACGTCGCCCGGCAGCCCATCTGGACCCCTGACGGCAGGCTCCTCGGGCACGAGTACCTCTACCGCACGGCGCAAGGGCTGCCCGCCGGCGTCGACCGGTGGGAACCCGCCCGCCAGGACCTGGCCACACGGGACGTGCTGGCCGCGCTCTACGACGACGGACCACCGGCCGGCACCGCGCTGGTGTTCGTCAACGTCACCCGGACGTTCCTCGTGGGCGGGCTGCCGCTGCCCGCACCGGACACCCGGCTCGTGCTGGAGGTCGTCGAGACCGTCGACGCCGACGCCGCGGTCCTCGACGGCCTGGCCGCGCTGCGCGCCGCGGGCTACCGGATCGCGCTCGACGACTGGACGGGGACCCCGGCGCAGCTCGCGATGCTGCCGCTGGCCGACTACGTCAAGGTCGACTGCCGCGACCTGCACCGGCTCGGGCCGCGCGGGCTTCACCGCGCCCGGTCCGGGGGCGCGCGCCTCGTGGCCGAGCGCGTCTCGGGGCCCGACCTCGTCGACGTGTGCCGGCTGCTGCGGTTCGACCTGCTGCAGGGCAACGCCCTCGGCATGCCGGCGCTCTGCGCCTGA
- a CDS encoding circularly permuted type 2 ATP-grasp protein, with product MADLFDDYPAGPAWDEMIGPDGDVHAAYRHVHRALATLSDGELRARADTLARSYLTQGVTFDFAGEERPFPLDVVPRVLGGDEWEHVAPGVSQRVRALEAFLADVYGAQKAVADGVVPRSVIVSSTHFHRAVRGVQPPNGVRVHVSGIDLVRDSLGGWRVLEDNVRVPSGVSYVLSNRRAMAQTFPELFATLRIRPVVDYSRRLLSALMAAAPPGVDDPTVVVLTPGVFNSAYFEHSLLARTMGVELVEGRDLFCAGGRVWMRTTQGRRRVDVIYRRVDDEFLDPVVFRSDSLLGCPGLMTCARLGNVTIANAVGNGVADDKLLYTYVPDLIRYYLHEEPILPNVDTWRLEDPGALEEVLDRLDELVVKPVDGSGGKGLVVGPRASRAELDTLRDRLRADPRGWIAQPVVQLSTVPTLVEDGLRPRHVDLRPFAVNDGDNVYVLPGGLTRVALPEGQLVVNSSQGGGSKDTWVLGGRVPRRAQAQAGGQSLPQAVPKDAAVPIDANPDDVRVQVMQQQQQRVDGGATC from the coding sequence ATGGCGGACCTGTTCGACGACTACCCGGCAGGGCCGGCCTGGGACGAGATGATCGGCCCGGACGGCGACGTCCACGCGGCCTACCGGCACGTGCACCGTGCCCTGGCGACGCTCTCCGACGGCGAGCTGCGCGCCCGCGCCGACACCCTCGCCCGCTCCTACCTCACGCAGGGCGTGACATTCGACTTCGCCGGCGAGGAACGCCCGTTCCCGCTCGACGTCGTGCCCCGCGTCCTCGGCGGCGACGAGTGGGAGCACGTCGCCCCCGGCGTCTCGCAGCGCGTGCGCGCCCTGGAGGCGTTCCTCGCCGACGTCTACGGCGCGCAGAAGGCGGTCGCGGACGGGGTCGTCCCGCGCTCGGTCATCGTCTCCTCCACCCACTTCCACCGCGCCGTCCGGGGCGTGCAGCCGCCCAACGGTGTCCGCGTGCACGTCTCCGGCATCGACCTCGTGCGCGACTCCCTCGGCGGGTGGCGCGTGCTGGAGGACAACGTGCGGGTGCCCTCGGGCGTCAGCTACGTGCTGTCGAACCGCCGCGCCATGGCCCAGACGTTCCCCGAGCTGTTCGCGACGCTGCGGATCCGCCCCGTCGTCGACTACTCCCGCCGCCTGCTCTCGGCGCTGATGGCCGCGGCCCCGCCCGGCGTCGACGACCCGACCGTCGTCGTGCTGACCCCCGGGGTCTTCAACAGCGCCTACTTCGAGCACTCCCTCCTGGCCCGGACGATGGGCGTCGAGCTCGTCGAGGGCCGCGACCTGTTCTGCGCCGGCGGCCGCGTGTGGATGCGCACCACGCAGGGTCGGCGCCGCGTCGACGTGATCTACCGCCGCGTCGACGACGAGTTCCTCGACCCCGTGGTGTTCCGCTCCGACTCGCTGCTGGGCTGCCCGGGCCTCATGACCTGCGCACGCCTGGGCAACGTGACCATCGCCAACGCCGTGGGCAACGGCGTCGCCGACGACAAGCTGCTGTACACGTACGTGCCGGACCTCATCCGGTACTACCTGCACGAGGAGCCGATCCTGCCCAACGTCGACACGTGGCGCCTGGAGGACCCCGGTGCGCTCGAGGAGGTCCTCGACCGGCTCGACGAGCTCGTGGTCAAGCCCGTCGACGGCTCGGGCGGCAAAGGCCTGGTGGTCGGCCCGCGCGCGAGCCGCGCCGAGCTCGACACCCTGCGCGACCGGCTGCGCGCCGACCCGCGCGGCTGGATCGCCCAGCCCGTCGTCCAGCTCTCGACCGTGCCCACCCTCGTCGAGGACGGGCTGCGTCCCCGGCACGTCGACCTGCGCCCCTTCGCGGTCAACGACGGCGACAACGTCTACGTCCTGCCGGGCGGGCTCACGCGCGTCGCGCTGCCCGAGGGCCAGCTCGTCGTCAACTCCTCCCAGGGCGGCGGCTCGAAGGACACGTGGGTGCTCGGCGGCCGGGTGCCGCGGCGCGCCCAGGCGCAGGCCGGCGGGCAGTCGCTGCCGCAGGCGGTGCCCAAGGACGCGGCCGTGCCCATCGACGCGAACCCCGACGACGTGCGGGTGCAGGTCATGCAGCAGCAGCAGCAACGGGTGGACGGGGGTGCGACGTGCTGA
- the rpsT gene encoding 30S ribosomal protein S20, with protein sequence MANIKSQIKRIGTNEKARLRNKAVKSELKTYVRRVREAVAAGDKDAAGTALQAATRKLDKAVSKGVIHTNQAANKKSALAKSVSSL encoded by the coding sequence GTGGCGAACATCAAGTCCCAGATCAAGCGCATCGGCACCAACGAGAAGGCGCGCCTGCGCAACAAGGCCGTCAAGTCGGAGCTGAAGACGTACGTCCGACGCGTCCGCGAGGCCGTCGCCGCCGGTGACAAGGACGCGGCCGGCACGGCGCTCCAGGCCGCGACGCGCAAGCTCGACAAGGCCGTCTCCAAGGGTGTCATCCACACCAACCAGGCCGCGAACAAGAAGTCGGCCCTGGCGAAGTCGGTCAGCAGCCTCTGA
- a CDS encoding ComEC/Rec2 family competence protein — MTARTDLRLLPGAAAAWCAGLVGTRAPVPAAAAGVLVVAAVLAAVLLAAVLTVPPARRAPRAGARDRAAPDPLARLRGAAPSAALVLAVAGAVLVSALVQRAAHDPPVVRAAVVAGDRVDVRARVLAEPQPLAGGAGMPPRVRVDVVVEQLTTGGRRVAVAVPAVVLAPAGAATGSVVTWSGTPRAAGPGERAALVLVAREAPEVVAAPRGLHAWAGEVRAAAARLGADLPGDAGALLPAVTVGDTTAVPADLRDAMRVAGLAHVMAVSGAHFTIVGGLLAAAAAAAGGPAPVRAGAVAAAGALLVLVVQPQPSVVRAAAMGALGLVGVLLGRRAAGPAALACAVVLLLVVDPWLAGEPGAALSVAATAGLVLLGPSLVRRWSGLCGRGVATALAAPVAAQLGCLPVVLALWPTLSTWAVAANVAVAPAVAPATVVGLGAVLLAPVWPAGAAAFAAAAGAACWWVGAVARVVAQAPGAGLAWAPGVTGALCALVAAAAGARLLLVGRRGAPPGAEGTVG; from the coding sequence GTGACCGCGCGCACGGACCTGCGTCTGCTCCCGGGCGCGGCGGCCGCCTGGTGCGCCGGCCTGGTCGGCACCCGTGCCCCGGTGCCTGCCGCCGCCGCGGGCGTCCTGGTCGTGGCCGCCGTGCTGGCGGCGGTGCTGCTCGCGGCTGTCCTGACGGTCCCGCCCGCCCGCCGGGCCCCGAGGGCCGGTGCGCGCGACCGTGCGGCACCGGACCCTCTCGCCCGCCTGCGCGGCGCGGCACCGTCGGCGGCGCTCGTGCTGGCGGTCGCCGGGGCGGTGCTCGTGTCGGCGCTGGTGCAGCGCGCGGCCCACGACCCGCCGGTCGTCCGTGCCGCGGTGGTGGCCGGCGACCGCGTCGACGTGCGTGCCCGCGTGCTCGCGGAGCCGCAGCCCCTCGCCGGCGGTGCCGGCATGCCGCCGCGGGTCCGGGTCGACGTCGTCGTCGAGCAGCTCACCACCGGGGGGAGGCGCGTCGCGGTGGCGGTCCCGGCGGTGGTGCTCGCGCCGGCGGGCGCCGCCACGGGCAGCGTCGTCACCTGGTCGGGCACGCCACGGGCGGCCGGGCCGGGGGAGCGTGCGGCGCTCGTGCTGGTCGCCCGCGAGGCGCCCGAGGTCGTCGCCGCGCCCCGCGGCCTGCACGCGTGGGCCGGGGAGGTCCGCGCCGCGGCGGCCCGGCTCGGGGCCGACCTGCCGGGCGATGCGGGGGCCCTGCTCCCTGCGGTCACGGTGGGGGACACGACGGCGGTCCCCGCGGACCTGCGCGACGCGATGCGCGTGGCGGGGCTGGCGCACGTGATGGCGGTCTCCGGCGCGCACTTCACGATCGTCGGCGGGCTGCTGGCGGCCGCGGCAGCCGCAGCAGGGGGTCCGGCCCCGGTGCGTGCGGGTGCCGTCGCGGCCGCAGGTGCGCTCCTCGTCCTCGTGGTCCAGCCGCAGCCGAGCGTCGTGCGCGCGGCCGCCATGGGGGCGCTCGGGCTGGTCGGCGTGCTCCTGGGCCGGCGGGCGGCGGGGCCCGCCGCGCTGGCGTGCGCGGTCGTCCTGCTGCTCGTCGTCGACCCGTGGCTGGCGGGCGAGCCGGGCGCCGCGCTCTCGGTCGCGGCGACGGCTGGCCTGGTGCTGCTCGGTCCGTCCCTCGTGCGGCGGTGGTCCGGCCTGTGCGGGCGCGGGGTCGCCACGGCGCTCGCTGCGCCCGTCGCCGCCCAGCTGGGCTGCCTGCCGGTCGTGCTCGCGCTGTGGCCGACGCTCAGCACGTGGGCGGTCGCGGCGAACGTCGCGGTCGCGCCGGCGGTCGCCCCGGCGACGGTGGTCGGCCTGGGGGCGGTGCTGCTGGCGCCGGTGTGGCCCGCGGGGGCCGCCGCGTTCGCCGCGGCGGCGGGCGCGGCGTGCTGGTGGGTCGGGGCGGTCGCGCGCGTCGTGGCGCAGGCACCGGGTGCCGGGCTGGCGTGGGCGCCGGGCGTGACGGGGGCCCTGTGCGCCCTCGTCGCCGCAGCGGCCGGTGCGCGGCTGCTGCTCGTCGGACGCCGGGGCGCCCCGCCCGGGGCCGAGGGGACGGTCGGGTGA
- a CDS encoding helix-turn-helix transcriptional regulator codes for MTTIGDRVRESRLAAGLSQTALAGEAFSPSYISLIEAGHRDPTDSALTVLAERLGTTLEYLKHGEDGPNEARTRLELDYARLDLANGDAAAAARRIAELDLSVVTPTLRVDALATLARAHELSGELEDAIGLLEPLLAETQGRADHLRSASIAMALVGCYLEAGDLHRAVEVGEHQVEALDRADLVGTDEHLRLASTVLWAYVERGDLLYATHRAAELVRLAESLGTPRGRGSVYWNAAFVAEQRRDYDLAQRYTERALALLSEGEPDRDLPRLRLNYAWLLLRSEPAEPQAALDQIRLAEPGLRAIASILDTARLLVERSRAHLLLDDAEAAERDARDALTVLGTGPRSAAAMARIALGDVLAARGDLTGAAAEFGSAADLLGMMSASRQSAAVWRDLGDRYLRHGDAEAAARAFDRALREAGFRASAPAGAPHETWSIG; via the coding sequence ATGACGACTATCGGTGACCGTGTGCGCGAGTCGCGGCTGGCGGCCGGGCTCTCCCAGACCGCCCTCGCCGGCGAGGCCTTCTCACCCAGCTACATCTCGCTCATCGAGGCCGGGCACCGCGACCCGACCGACTCGGCGCTGACCGTGCTGGCCGAGCGGCTCGGCACGACGCTCGAGTACCTCAAGCACGGCGAGGACGGCCCGAACGAGGCCCGGACGCGCCTCGAGCTGGACTACGCGCGGCTCGACCTCGCGAACGGCGACGCCGCGGCCGCGGCCCGACGCATCGCCGAGCTCGACCTGAGCGTGGTCACCCCGACCCTGCGGGTCGACGCCCTCGCCACGCTCGCCCGCGCGCACGAGCTGTCCGGCGAGCTCGAGGACGCGATCGGGCTCCTCGAGCCGCTCCTCGCCGAGACGCAGGGGCGGGCGGACCACCTGCGCTCGGCCTCGATCGCCATGGCGCTGGTGGGGTGCTACCTCGAGGCCGGCGACCTGCACCGCGCGGTCGAGGTCGGCGAGCACCAGGTCGAGGCCCTCGACCGCGCCGACCTGGTCGGCACCGACGAGCACCTGCGCCTGGCGTCCACCGTGCTGTGGGCGTACGTGGAGCGCGGCGACCTGCTGTACGCGACGCACCGGGCCGCCGAGCTCGTGCGGCTCGCGGAGTCGCTCGGTACCCCGCGCGGGCGCGGGAGCGTGTACTGGAACGCGGCGTTCGTCGCCGAGCAGCGCCGCGACTACGACCTGGCGCAGCGCTACACCGAGCGCGCCCTCGCGCTGCTCTCCGAGGGTGAGCCCGACCGCGACCTGCCGCGTCTACGACTGAACTACGCCTGGCTGCTGCTGCGGTCCGAGCCCGCCGAGCCCCAGGCGGCGCTCGACCAGATCCGGCTCGCGGAGCCGGGGCTGCGGGCCATCGCGTCGATCCTCGACACCGCGCGCCTGCTCGTCGAGCGGTCCCGCGCGCACCTGCTGCTCGACGACGCGGAGGCGGCGGAGCGCGACGCGCGCGACGCGCTCACGGTCCTCGGCACCGGGCCCCGGTCGGCGGCGGCGATGGCGCGTATCGCGCTCGGCGACGTGCTGGCGGCCCGGGGCGACCTCACGGGCGCTGCGGCCGAGTTCGGCTCCGCGGCGGACCTGCTCGGCATGATGTCCGCGTCCCGCCAGTCGGCCGCCGTGTGGCGCGACCTCGGCGACCGCTACCTGCGCCACGGCGACGCCGAGGCGGCCGCGCGGGCCTTCGACCGGGCGCTGCGCGAGGCCGGGTTCCGGGCGTCGGCCCCCGCGGGCGCGCCGCACGAGACCTGGTCGATCGGCTGA